In a genomic window of Occallatibacter riparius:
- the selB gene encoding selenocysteine-specific translation elongation factor, with the protein MKSLGTVVSGEQPRYVVVGTAGHIDHGKTALVYALTGTDTDRLPEEKQRGITIDLGFAALDLENGEGGALHLSLIDVPGHDAFIRNMLAGTGGIDCVMLVIAADEGVKAQTEEHLAICSLLGIQRGVVALTKADAVSLEKLAETRASARRFLEGTFLEGAPIVPVSALKREGIDELKSALVKVVREIPVRNDDFVARLPLDRSFSIKGFGTVVTGTLHSGVLRAGQVLEQHPGGKQLRVRGMQVHGSDADAAHAPCRVALNLAGVQVADMARGDTLSIPGTLGPAMNVDVEITMLSGAPALKHGARVRVHAFTSDTLAKVLRFDQRDAGPNALVRLRLMKPLLLVPGDRIVLRRCSPEVTIGGARVLDASAPAGARKAAALAWLKLLRAADDDEQLRLRIARRGFDGITISALTVETGLTAEALQRRASPLLSAGTIAAAHGAESCWISAESLNLAMQAVLRVLGESGPLSKAELRSRARLNTAVFALVVERLTASGKLMVSGESVRLSGQEDELPESKRRQMQSIEKIYADAGLAAPLLSEVMSRMSVAPTAMRELMVLLMRSKRLVRMGADDAFVHPDALAKLYADLRKHRGESFDVGRFKSFTGLTRKHAIPLLEHLDQARVTRNNGGTRVVL; encoded by the coding sequence GAGCAGCCACGTTATGTCGTAGTGGGAACAGCAGGGCACATCGATCACGGAAAAACTGCGCTTGTTTATGCTCTTACCGGGACCGATACAGATCGTTTGCCTGAAGAGAAGCAGCGCGGCATAACGATCGATCTTGGTTTTGCCGCCCTGGATCTGGAGAATGGCGAGGGCGGCGCGCTTCATCTGAGCCTCATCGATGTTCCGGGGCACGATGCATTCATACGCAACATGCTGGCCGGTACAGGCGGTATCGACTGCGTGATGCTGGTGATTGCGGCCGATGAAGGCGTGAAGGCGCAGACAGAAGAACACCTCGCAATATGCAGCCTTCTGGGCATTCAGCGCGGTGTTGTGGCTCTGACGAAGGCTGATGCTGTTTCGTTGGAGAAGCTGGCGGAGACCCGCGCGAGCGCGCGGCGTTTCCTTGAAGGCACATTTCTCGAGGGTGCGCCCATTGTGCCAGTTTCCGCGTTGAAGCGCGAGGGCATTGATGAATTGAAGAGCGCGCTGGTGAAGGTCGTGCGGGAAATTCCGGTACGCAACGATGACTTTGTTGCGAGACTTCCACTCGACCGGTCGTTTTCGATCAAAGGCTTTGGGACGGTTGTTACGGGAACCTTGCACTCGGGCGTGCTGCGCGCAGGACAGGTTCTCGAGCAGCATCCGGGCGGGAAGCAGTTGCGCGTGCGCGGGATGCAGGTGCATGGCAGCGATGCTGACGCGGCGCACGCGCCATGCCGGGTTGCGCTGAATCTGGCCGGAGTGCAGGTTGCCGACATGGCTCGCGGGGACACGCTGAGTATTCCGGGAACGCTGGGACCGGCGATGAACGTTGATGTCGAGATCACGATGTTGTCCGGCGCGCCTGCGTTGAAGCACGGCGCGCGGGTGCGGGTGCACGCGTTCACCTCGGACACGCTGGCGAAGGTGCTGCGCTTCGATCAGAGGGATGCGGGGCCGAATGCGCTCGTTAGGCTGCGGCTTATGAAGCCGCTGCTGCTTGTTCCGGGGGACCGCATTGTTCTGCGGCGGTGCTCGCCGGAAGTGACAATTGGCGGAGCGCGGGTGCTGGATGCGTCTGCGCCGGCGGGCGCGCGCAAAGCGGCTGCGCTGGCGTGGCTGAAATTGCTGCGCGCGGCGGATGATGACGAGCAGTTGCGGCTGCGCATCGCACGGCGTGGTTTTGATGGAATCACGATTTCTGCACTTACGGTTGAGACGGGCCTGACGGCGGAGGCGTTGCAGAGACGCGCCAGCCCGCTGCTTTCCGCTGGAACGATTGCGGCTGCGCATGGGGCAGAGTCCTGCTGGATCTCGGCGGAGTCGTTGAATCTCGCGATGCAGGCGGTGCTTCGGGTGCTAGGTGAGTCTGGACCGCTGTCGAAGGCGGAACTGCGATCGAGAGCGCGGCTCAATACTGCGGTGTTTGCGCTGGTTGTTGAGCGGCTCACGGCGTCGGGCAAGTTGATGGTGTCCGGTGAATCGGTGCGGCTCAGCGGGCAAGAGGACGAATTGCCGGAGAGCAAGCGGCGACAGATGCAGTCGATCGAGAAGATCTACGCCGATGCGGGGCTTGCTGCGCCGCTGTTGAGTGAAGTCATGTCGCGGATGAGCGTTGCGCCGACAGCGATGCGCGAGCTCATGGTTCTTCTCATGCGTTCCAAAAGGCTTGTTCGCATGGGAGCGGATGATGCGTTTGTGCATCCGGATGCGCTGGCGAAGCTCTATGCGGATCTGCGGAAGCATCGCGGAGAGAGCTTCGATGTGGGGCGGTTCAAGTCGTTCACTGGGCTGACACGTAAGCATGCTATTCCGCTGCTGGAGCATCTGGACCAAGCGCGCGTTACGCGGAATAACGGCGGCACGAGAGTTGTGCTCTAA